The following coding sequences are from one Eucalyptus grandis isolate ANBG69807.140 chromosome 11, ASM1654582v1, whole genome shotgun sequence window:
- the LOC120289947 gene encoding G-type lectin S-receptor-like serine/threonine-protein kinase SD2-5, translating into MVSFCGLPSFFLSFSFVLLSPFSNFIGAQDQDYDYPIATLSKRWTNNAASDFPRHRDGSIVQAILLRAKEANSPAFACGFYCNGNCNSYLFAIFIVQVDDSIGSIASASPQVVWSANRNNPVKIGATLDLTSEGDLVLKDVDGTIAWSTNTSGKSVVGLNLTYLGNLVLFNDNEIVWQSFDHPTDSLVLGQKLRVGQRLMPSVSETNWTIDSMITLSVNGDGLFAQVETDPPQIYFKSRGPNLNASIEFSYVELVNGSLSWFSNSTLNMSLISVPQTSSAQFIKLGSDGHLKIYDRFYGLEKELFEAVLKDCDYPTACGQYGICSNGQCSCPTLSGQTIYFRQVDDQQPHLGCSENVPLSCGASHQQILLELENITSLSFTPDLTHKDASSCKEACAKNCSCKAAIFQYEWNHTNGNCYLLTQVFSLVNAAEYVYPSYTTFFKVQNLPNEAPYTPIDNHTPIDNHTQIDNHMSSHLPTILASSLGALFVMMIFIVAIVLFIQKRDDNQGEEDYLDQAPGMLNRFAYGNLKTITNEFSKKLGEGGFGSVFEGTLSDGTKVAVKRLDGFGQVKKSFLAEVETIGNIHHVNLVRLVGFCTEKSQRLLIYEYMSNGSLDRWIFHKSSEYILDWQQRKNIILNIAKGLNYLHEECRQKIVHLDIKPQNILLDGNFNAKVADFGLSKLIDRDQSQVVTTMRGTPGYLAPEWLNATITEKVDVYSFGVVILEIVCGRKIFDRSLDEDDMYLLSLFKRKVEEERLLDIVDKSSDDMQLNGPHAVNMMRIAAWCLQGDYIKRPSMSMVIKVLEGTVEVQEDLDYDFSAPPSTSGAARFDPMDIEFNATTALLPSVLSGPR; encoded by the coding sequence ATGGTTTCATTCTGTGGtctcccttctttcttcctttcgtTTTCCTTCGTTTTGCTATCGCCATTCTCAAACTTCATTGGCGCTCAAGATCAAGATTATGATTATCCAATTGCCACGCTTTCAAAACGGTGGACAAATAACGCAGCTAGTGACTTCCCCCGACATAGAGATGGATCGATCGTGCAGGCAATTCTTCTCCGAGCCAAAGAAGCTAATAGCCCTGCCTTTGCCTGCGGCTTCTACTGTAATGGTAACTGCAACTCTTACCTCTTTGCCATTTTCATCGTCCAAGTTGATGATAGTATCGGCTCAATTGCTTCGGCCAGTCCACAAGTAGTGTGGTCTGCCAACCGAAACAATCCTGTAAAGATCGGCGCAACGTTGGACCTCACGTCCGAAGGCGACTTGGTGTTGAAAGATGTTGATGGTACGATTGCTTGGTCCACAAACACTTCCGGAAAGTCCGTTGTAGGCTTGAACTTGACATATTTGGGGAACCTCGTGTTGTTTAATGACAATGAAATTGTTTGGCAGTCCTTTGATCACCCAACCGACTCACTTGTCCTCGGACAAAAGTTGAGGGTGGGACAAAGATTGATGCCGAGTGTTTCCGAGACAAATTGGACCATTGACAGTATGATTACGCTTTCCGTAAATGGTGATGGTTTATTTGCTCAAGTGGAGACTGATCCTCCTCAGATTTATTTCAAGTCAAGGGGTCCAAATTTGAATGCAAGTATCGAGTTTTCATATGTTGAATTGGTAAACGGAAGCTTGTCTTGGTTCTCAAATTCTACCTTGAATATGAGTTTGATTTCAGTCCCTCAAACATCTTCTGCACAATTCATAAAGCTGGGCTCGGATGGGCATTTGAAAATATATGATAGGTTTTATGGGCTTGAAAAGGAACTTTTCGAAGCAGTTCTTAAAGACTGTGACTATCCGACAGCGTGTGGACAATATGGAATTTGCTCCAATGGTCAATGTAGTTGTCCAACTTTGAGTGGGCAGACGATCTATTTCCGGCAAGTAGATGATCAGCAGCCTCATCTTGGGTGTTCCGAAAATGTTCCATTGTCTTGTGGGGCTTCACATCAACAAATTCTTCTGGAGCTCGAAAATATCACGTCTCTTAGTTTCACTCCAGATCTCACGCACAAAGATGCTTCAAGTTGTAAAGAGGCCTGTGCAAAGAATTGTTCATGCAAAGCAGCTATATTCCAGTATGAATGGAATCACACTAACGGCAATTGTTACTTACTAACTCAGGTCTTTTCACTTGTAAATGCTGCCGAGTATGTTTATCCAAGTTATACTACTTTCTTTAAAGTACAAAATTTGCCTAATGAAGCTCCTTATACTCCGATTGACAATCATACTCCGATTGACAATCATACTCAGATTGACAATCATATGAGTAGCCATCTCCCTACAATACTTGCGTCTAGCCTTGGAGCTCTCTTTGTCATGATGATTTTCATTGTAGCCAtagttttatttattcaaaagagagatgaCAATCAAGGAGAGGAAGATTACCTTGATCAAGCACCTGGAATGCTCAATAGATTTGCATACGGCAATCTAAAAACCATCACAAATGAATTCAGTAAAAAGCTTGGCGAAGGTGGTTTTGGTTCTGTTTTCGAAGGCACTCTAAGTGACGGCACAAAAGTTGCAGTAAAACGCCTTGATGGTTTTGGGCAAGTTAAGAAATCCTTTCTAGCTGAAGTAGAGACAATCGGCAACATCCATCATGTGAACTTGGTAAGACTCGTGGGATTTTGCACTGAGAAATCTCAAAGGCTCCTTATCTATGAATACATGTCGAATGGGTCACTAGATAGATGGATCTTTCACAAGTCCAGTGAATATATTCTCGACtggcaacaaaggaagaatatcATTCTCAATATAGCAAAAGGCCTTAATTATCTTCATGAAGAGTGCAGACAGAAGATAGTTCACTTAGACATTAAACCTCAAAATATCCTCTTAGATGGAAATTTCAATGCTAAGGTTGCTGATTTTGGATTATCCAAGTTGATAGACAGGGACCAAAGCCAAGTCGTCACAACCATGAGAGGAACTCCTGGTTATTTGGCTCCCGAGTGGCTAAATGCAACAATCACTGAAAAGGTTGACGTGTATAGCTTTGGCGTGGTAATCTTGGAGATAGTGTGTGGGAGAAAAATCTTCGATCGTTCTCTAGATGAAGACGACATGTATTTACTGAGCCTTTTTAAGAGAAAGGTAGAAGAGGAACGATTGCTAGACATTGTGGATAAGTCTAGCGATGACATGCAACTAAATGGACCGCATGCGGTGAATATGATGAGGATTGCCGCATGGTGCTTGCAAGGAGACTATATAAAGAGACCTTCCATGTCCATGGTCATCAAGGTGTTAGAAGGCACCGTGGAAGTTCAAGAAGACTTGGATTATGACTTCTCTGCTCCGCCTTCCACTAGTGGAGCAGCAAGATTCGATCCCATGGACATCGAATTCAATGCTACCACTGCATTATTACCCTCAGTTCTAAGCGGTCCACGATGA